A genomic region of Venturia canescens isolate UGA chromosome 9, ASM1945775v1, whole genome shotgun sequence contains the following coding sequences:
- the Uba5 gene encoding ubiquitin-like modifier-activating enzyme 5 isoform X2: protein MELLVSKLVKFQFCNNIADKNAGTYSNLDETIKEVRLMALKRMGIVDNYERIRELTVAIVGVGGVGSVTAEMLTRCGIGKLILFDYDKVELANMNRLFFQPNQVGYSKVDAAAKTLQFINPDVTIETHNYNITTVENFEHFIETIRTSSLVGGPVDLVLSCVDNYEARMTINAACNELNMKWYESGVSENAVSGHIQFIVPGETACFACVPPLVVASKIDEKTLKRDGVCAASLPTTMGIVAGFLAQNALKYLLGFGSPSYYLGYNALQDYFPTLKLRPNQNCDDANCRKLQEVYASKPKIETVVEQEKEEPIHENNDWGISLIDETAVDESEEIACQSTYEGLKHAYMTPAQDSKDAVTADTTESTLEELMMQMKSI, encoded by the exons atggAACTACTTGTATCAAAATTGGTGAAGTTTCAGTTCTGTAACAATATAGCAGATAAAAATGCAGGAACCTATAGTAACTTGGATGAAACAATTAAGGAAGT TCGTCTCATGGCTTTGAAACGAATGGGGATTGTCGATAATTATGAACGTATTCGAGAATTGACTGTTGCTATTGTTGGTGTGGGTGGTGTGGGCAGTGTCACTGCTGAAATGCTAACACGATGTGGAATAGGAAAA CTAATTCTTTTTGATTATGACAAAGTCGAGTTAGCGAACATGAACAGACTTTTCTTTCAACCGAACCAAGTGGGATACAGTAAAGTTGATGCAGCTGCAAAGACGTTGCAATTCATTAACCCTGATGTGACAATTGAGACTCACAATTACAACATTACTACAGTTGAGAATTTCGAACATTTTATCGAAACAATTAG GACTTCAAGTCTTGTTGGAGGTCCGGTAGATTTAGTTTTGAGCTGCGTTGATAATTATGAAGCACGAATGACTATAAATGCAGCCTGCAACGAACTCAACATGAAATGGTATGAGAGCGGCGTCTCTGAGAATGCTGTTTCAGGACATATACAATTTATAGTCCCTGGGGAAACAGCATGTTTTGCA TGTGTTCCGCCTCTGGTCGTGGCAtcgaaaatcgacgaaaaaactttgaaacgcGACGGTGTTTGCGCTGCTTCTTTGCCAACAACTATGGGAATAGTTGCCGGATTTTTGGCACAAAATGCTTTGAAGTATCTTCTAGGTTTCGGATCTCCCAGTTATTATTTGGGATACAACGCTCTGCAGGATTATTTTCCCACCTTAAAGTTACGCCCCAATCAGAATTGCGACGACGCGAATTGCAGAAAACTCCAAGAAGTCTATGCATCAAAACCAAAAATTGAAACCGTTGTAGAACAGGAAAAAGAAGAACCAATCCACGAAAATAATGACTGGG GAATATCCTTGATTGACGAGACCGCAGTCGATGAATCAGAAGAAATTGCATGTCAAAGTACTTATGAAGGCTTGAAACATGCATATATGACTCCAGCACAAGATTCGAAGGATGCTGTAACGGCAGATACGACTGAAAGCACGCTAGAAGAACTTATGATGCAGATGAAATCTATTTAA
- the Uba5 gene encoding ubiquitin-like modifier-activating enzyme 5 isoform X1, whose product MPTVEELQAKIRDLEQQLLDVKSGEECNVRQKISSLSSEVIDSNPYSRLMALKRMGIVDNYERIRELTVAIVGVGGVGSVTAEMLTRCGIGKLILFDYDKVELANMNRLFFQPNQVGYSKVDAAAKTLQFINPDVTIETHNYNITTVENFEHFIETIRTSSLVGGPVDLVLSCVDNYEARMTINAACNELNMKWYESGVSENAVSGHIQFIVPGETACFACVPPLVVASKIDEKTLKRDGVCAASLPTTMGIVAGFLAQNALKYLLGFGSPSYYLGYNALQDYFPTLKLRPNQNCDDANCRKLQEVYASKPKIETVVEQEKEEPIHENNDWGISLIDETAVDESEEIACQSTYEGLKHAYMTPAQDSKDAVTADTTESTLEELMMQMKSI is encoded by the exons ATGCCTACCGTCGAAGAGCTGCAGGCTAAGATTCGTGATTTGGAGCAACAGCTTCTCGATGTTAAATCCGGAGAAGAGTGCAATGTTAGACAAAAAATATCAAGTTTATCGAGTGAGGTTATTGACTCGAATCCTTACAG TCGTCTCATGGCTTTGAAACGAATGGGGATTGTCGATAATTATGAACGTATTCGAGAATTGACTGTTGCTATTGTTGGTGTGGGTGGTGTGGGCAGTGTCACTGCTGAAATGCTAACACGATGTGGAATAGGAAAA CTAATTCTTTTTGATTATGACAAAGTCGAGTTAGCGAACATGAACAGACTTTTCTTTCAACCGAACCAAGTGGGATACAGTAAAGTTGATGCAGCTGCAAAGACGTTGCAATTCATTAACCCTGATGTGACAATTGAGACTCACAATTACAACATTACTACAGTTGAGAATTTCGAACATTTTATCGAAACAATTAG GACTTCAAGTCTTGTTGGAGGTCCGGTAGATTTAGTTTTGAGCTGCGTTGATAATTATGAAGCACGAATGACTATAAATGCAGCCTGCAACGAACTCAACATGAAATGGTATGAGAGCGGCGTCTCTGAGAATGCTGTTTCAGGACATATACAATTTATAGTCCCTGGGGAAACAGCATGTTTTGCA TGTGTTCCGCCTCTGGTCGTGGCAtcgaaaatcgacgaaaaaactttgaaacgcGACGGTGTTTGCGCTGCTTCTTTGCCAACAACTATGGGAATAGTTGCCGGATTTTTGGCACAAAATGCTTTGAAGTATCTTCTAGGTTTCGGATCTCCCAGTTATTATTTGGGATACAACGCTCTGCAGGATTATTTTCCCACCTTAAAGTTACGCCCCAATCAGAATTGCGACGACGCGAATTGCAGAAAACTCCAAGAAGTCTATGCATCAAAACCAAAAATTGAAACCGTTGTAGAACAGGAAAAAGAAGAACCAATCCACGAAAATAATGACTGGG GAATATCCTTGATTGACGAGACCGCAGTCGATGAATCAGAAGAAATTGCATGTCAAAGTACTTATGAAGGCTTGAAACATGCATATATGACTCCAGCACAAGATTCGAAGGATGCTGTAACGGCAGATACGACTGAAAGCACGCTAGAAGAACTTATGATGCAGATGAAATCTATTTAA